Proteins found in one Pirellulales bacterium genomic segment:
- a CDS encoding FAD:protein FMN transferase, whose translation MVGLVRHVVLRLLLVGLASLAAVCGSAPVGAADLTRFDFTQIQMGVSFTVSLYATDLVVANRAADAAFARIKQLNDLFTDYDPKSELMRFCREAEPGRMYPISPELWDVFQASQRFAEQSDGAFDITVGPYVRLWRRARKLHELPSAGRLAEARPRVGFRLLSVDPTRPQASLAVPGMRLDLGGIAKGYAADEAIRVLKEQGIDRALVAASGDIRVSDPPPGRAGWRVGVASLDAEKGEPSRYLTLQHAAVSTSGDAFQFVEIEGRRYSHIVDPRTGIGLTDRMSVTVIAPNGMTSDALATAACVLGLERGFKLIESIEGVEAFAVRMIDGQLQTRETPGFASLEDSTKE comes from the coding sequence ATGGTAGGGCTGGTACGACACGTGGTGCTCCGACTCCTGCTCGTGGGGCTGGCCAGCCTGGCGGCGGTCTGCGGCTCCGCGCCGGTCGGCGCGGCGGATCTGACGCGGTTCGATTTCACGCAGATCCAAATGGGCGTGTCGTTTACGGTTTCATTGTACGCAACCGATCTAGTCGTCGCAAACCGCGCGGCCGACGCGGCATTTGCCCGCATCAAGCAACTCAACGACCTCTTTACCGACTACGATCCGAAGAGCGAACTGATGCGGTTCTGCCGCGAGGCCGAGCCGGGCAGAATGTATCCGATCAGCCCCGAGTTGTGGGACGTGTTCCAGGCCTCGCAACGGTTTGCCGAGCAGAGCGACGGAGCGTTCGACATCACCGTGGGTCCCTACGTCCGGCTCTGGCGCCGCGCCCGCAAGCTGCACGAGCTCCCCTCGGCCGGGCGTCTCGCCGAGGCACGTCCGCGGGTCGGTTTCCGACTCCTCTCGGTCGATCCGACACGGCCCCAGGCCTCGCTCGCCGTACCGGGCATGCGGCTCGACCTGGGGGGAATCGCCAAAGGGTACGCGGCCGACGAGGCCATTCGCGTCCTCAAGGAGCAGGGCATCGATCGAGCGCTCGTCGCGGCCAGCGGTGACATCCGTGTGAGCGATCCTCCCCCAGGGCGCGCCGGCTGGCGCGTCGGTGTGGCGTCGCTCGACGCCGAGAAGGGGGAGCCGAGCCGTTATCTCACCTTGCAGCACGCCGCCGTCTCTACGTCGGGCGATGCCTTTCAGTTCGTCGAGATCGAGGGACGCCGCTACTCGCACATCGTCGATCCGAGAACCGGCATCGGCCTCACCGATCGCATGAGCGTGACGGTCATCGCCCCCAACGGTATGACCTCGGACGCCCTGGCCACGGCCGCCTGCGTGCTGGGCCTGGAGCGGGGATTCAAGCTCATCGAATCGATCGAGGGGGTCGAGGCGTTCGCCGTACGCATGATCGACGGTCAGCTCCAGACGCGCGAAACGCCAGGATTCGCGAGTCTGGAGGACTCCACCAAGGAATAA
- a CDS encoding Gfo/Idh/MocA family oxidoreductase, which yields MTQPANPSRLVIPSRREFLRSSSAIVIGGAVAGTLSVSRSAHAGGDDAIRVGLVGCGGRGTGAASQALQTEGNVRLVAMGDAFADNLAHSLATLEKEEPLKGKLDVPEDRRFVGFDAFQNVIDSGVDVVILATPPGFRPQHLAAAIEAGKHVFCEKPVAVDAPGVRSVLATAQKAKEKNLAIGVGLQRHHQNEYLETIKRLQDGEIGDMVAARVYWNGAGVWVRDRQPQQTEMEYQMRNWYYFNWLCGDHIVEQHIHNLDVINWLKGAYPTRCQGMGGREVRKGPNNGEIFDHHAVEYEYADGTRMFSYCRHIPGCWSSVTEHVHCTKGTADISGGKIEPHGEKAWRYRGPNNNPYQTEHDDLFAAIRQGKAYSEAELGAYSTLTSIMGRMATYSGKMITWEQALNSELSLAPKEFSFEATPPVPSVAVPGQTQAV from the coding sequence ATGACTCAGCCGGCCAATCCGTCGCGTCTTGTGATTCCCTCGCGGCGCGAGTTCTTGCGGTCGTCGTCCGCAATCGTCATCGGCGGAGCGGTGGCCGGCACGCTGTCGGTTTCGCGCAGTGCCCATGCCGGAGGCGACGACGCGATCCGCGTGGGGCTCGTCGGCTGCGGCGGTCGCGGCACGGGAGCCGCCAGCCAGGCCTTGCAGACCGAAGGCAATGTGCGGCTAGTGGCAATGGGGGATGCCTTCGCCGATAACCTGGCGCACAGTCTTGCAACCCTCGAAAAAGAAGAGCCCCTCAAGGGCAAGCTCGACGTGCCCGAGGATCGCCGTTTCGTCGGCTTCGATGCCTTCCAGAACGTGATCGACTCGGGCGTCGATGTGGTGATTCTCGCCACGCCTCCCGGCTTCCGCCCGCAGCATCTGGCCGCCGCCATCGAGGCGGGCAAGCACGTCTTCTGTGAAAAACCGGTGGCGGTCGATGCCCCGGGCGTGCGCAGCGTGTTGGCCACGGCGCAGAAGGCCAAGGAAAAGAATCTGGCGATCGGCGTCGGTCTGCAGCGCCACCACCAGAACGAGTACCTCGAAACGATCAAGCGCTTGCAGGATGGCGAGATTGGCGACATGGTCGCGGCCCGCGTCTATTGGAATGGCGCCGGCGTCTGGGTGCGCGACCGCCAGCCGCAGCAGACCGAAATGGAATACCAGATGCGCAACTGGTACTACTTCAACTGGCTCTGCGGCGACCACATCGTCGAGCAGCACATTCACAATCTCGACGTGATCAACTGGTTGAAGGGGGCGTATCCGACCCGTTGCCAGGGCATGGGGGGACGCGAGGTCCGCAAGGGACCGAACAACGGCGAGATCTTCGATCACCATGCCGTCGAGTACGAATATGCCGACGGCACGCGCATGTTCAGCTACTGCCGCCACATTCCCGGCTGCTGGAGCAGCGTGACCGAGCACGTCCACTGCACGAAGGGGACGGCCGACATCAGCGGCGGCAAGATCGAGCCGCACGGCGAAAAGGCCTGGCGTTATCGCGGGCCGAACAACAATCCCTACCAGACCGAGCACGACGATCTCTTCGCCGCCATTCGCCAGGGCAAGGCCTACAGCGAGGCCGAGTTGGGCGCCTACAGCACGCTCACCTCGATCATGGGACGCATGGCCACCTACTCGGGCAAGATGATTACCTGGGAGCAGGCACTCAACTCGGAGTTGAGTCTCGCGCCGAAGGAATTCTCGTTCGAGGCCACGCCCCCCGTCCCGTCGGTAGCCGTTCCCGGCCAGACGCAGGCTGTCTAG
- the lnt gene encoding apolipoprotein N-acyltransferase: MRQTPTISVRGRRSHLAKTSSPNDEELAAAMLRLVRYQRTWVLAFASAVLLWLSFPPVDLWPLAWIAPLGWLLLIRQPTLSGRRPYGLLWLAGFAFWIAMLQWLRLPHLGTAIGGVFLSAYLACYTSLFVGISRVALHRLHLPLWLAAPVVWTGLELARGHLLTGFTLASLAHTQYRWLAAIQVADLAGAYGVGFVVLCGAASLAAALPWSGERFRPRRLVPGVLLLAATLGYGQWRLSEEHTRPGPRVALIQGSIDIKVKADPGMKEVVFREYIELSRLALRSADDIDVVIWPETMFREPLITYRDDAAPAPGQEWERADLEAAHRLSLNNLIDSAQGLNSALLLGLDRHDYGNQRVWQYNSAVLVDRAGELRHQYDKMHPVMFGEYIPFGEIFPFVYRLSPLSVGLSAGAGPAAFEVDGARLAPSICFENMLPHLIRQQVLTLAEQNQEPDVLVNLTNDGWFYGSSELDLHLANGLFRSVELRKPMLIAANTGFSAWIDAEGRIVEQGPRRATGFIVADVELDDRHSPYQSYGDLPAWACLLATLAFGAVGLWDWRRSVCSLPGEPKG, translated from the coding sequence ATGCGTCAGACGCCGACGATTTCTGTCCGGGGGCGTCGCAGCCATTTGGCCAAGACGAGTTCGCCCAACGACGAAGAGCTCGCTGCAGCGATGCTGCGGTTGGTGCGGTACCAGCGAACCTGGGTGTTGGCATTCGCGTCGGCCGTGCTTCTCTGGCTGTCGTTCCCACCGGTTGATCTGTGGCCGCTGGCATGGATCGCTCCGCTTGGTTGGTTGCTGTTGATTCGCCAACCGACGCTCTCGGGTCGCCGACCCTATGGCCTGTTGTGGCTGGCAGGCTTTGCCTTTTGGATCGCGATGCTTCAATGGCTGCGTCTGCCGCACCTCGGCACGGCGATCGGCGGCGTGTTTCTTTCTGCTTATCTCGCCTGTTATACGTCGCTGTTCGTGGGTATTTCGCGCGTCGCGCTGCATCGCCTGCACCTACCGCTCTGGCTCGCCGCCCCAGTGGTCTGGACCGGGCTCGAGCTGGCACGGGGGCATCTGCTGACGGGATTCACGCTGGCGAGCCTGGCCCACACGCAATACCGTTGGCTGGCCGCGATTCAGGTGGCCGATCTCGCGGGGGCCTACGGCGTGGGCTTTGTGGTCCTGTGCGGAGCGGCGTCCCTCGCCGCGGCGCTGCCCTGGAGCGGAGAACGATTTCGCCCGCGCAGGCTCGTGCCTGGCGTGCTGCTCCTCGCAGCGACGCTCGGCTACGGCCAGTGGCGACTGTCGGAGGAGCACACGCGCCCCGGGCCGCGCGTGGCCCTGATTCAGGGCTCAATCGACATCAAGGTCAAGGCCGATCCCGGCATGAAGGAGGTCGTCTTCCGCGAATATATCGAGCTTTCGCGGCTGGCGCTGCGCAGCGCCGACGACATCGACGTCGTCATCTGGCCCGAGACGATGTTTCGCGAGCCGCTGATCACCTATCGTGACGATGCCGCGCCCGCGCCGGGGCAGGAATGGGAGCGAGCCGATCTTGAAGCGGCCCATCGCTTGAGCCTCAACAACCTGATCGACTCGGCTCAGGGGCTGAACTCGGCACTTTTGCTCGGCTTGGATCGCCACGATTATGGCAACCAGCGCGTCTGGCAATACAACTCCGCGGTGCTAGTCGATCGTGCGGGCGAGTTGCGCCATCAGTATGACAAGATGCACCCGGTGATGTTCGGCGAATACATCCCGTTCGGCGAGATTTTTCCCTTCGTCTATCGGTTGAGTCCACTTTCGGTGGGGCTCTCGGCCGGGGCGGGGCCGGCCGCCTTCGAGGTGGATGGGGCACGGCTCGCGCCGAGCATCTGCTTCGAGAACATGCTGCCCCACCTGATTCGCCAGCAAGTACTCACCCTGGCCGAGCAGAACCAGGAGCCCGACGTGTTGGTCAATCTGACCAACGACGGCTGGTTCTACGGTTCGAGCGAGCTCGACCTGCACCTGGCGAATGGGTTGTTTCGCAGCGTGGAACTAAGGAAACCCATGCTGATTGCCGCGAACACCGGCTTCTCGGCCTGGATCGACGCCGAGGGACGCATCGTCGAGCAGGGGCCGCGCCGCGCGACGGGATTCATCGTGGCCGATGTCGAACTCGACGATCGCCATAGTCCGTATCAAAGCTATGGAGATCTGCCGGCATGGGCCTGTCTGCTGGCGACGCTGGCGTTTGGCGCCGTCGGGCTGTGGGACTGGCGACGATCGGTCTGCTCGCTGCCGGGCGAGCCAAAGGGCTAG
- a CDS encoding flavin reductase, with protein MAFDSTLQRHIMGCFATGVTVVTTRAGDELSGLTANAVASLSLNPPLVLVSVDRKAHSHAILLAGRCFAMNILTIQQEDLSRRFSTSGPKDFSDLAWHEAVTGAPVLDGCLSFVDCRVVEIVAGGDHDIFIGEIVAGNVELEGEPLVYYRGRYRRLAE; from the coding sequence GTGGCGTTCGATTCGACTTTGCAGCGGCACATCATGGGTTGCTTTGCCACGGGAGTAACGGTGGTCACCACGCGGGCCGGCGATGAGCTTTCCGGCCTGACGGCCAATGCCGTGGCGTCCCTTTCGCTCAATCCGCCGCTGGTGCTCGTCTCGGTCGACCGCAAGGCGCACAGTCATGCGATCTTGCTGGCGGGACGCTGTTTTGCCATGAATATCCTCACCATCCAGCAAGAGGATCTTTCACGCCGCTTTTCGACGTCTGGGCCGAAGGACTTCTCGGATCTCGCCTGGCACGAAGCCGTGACTGGTGCCCCGGTATTGGACGGATGTCTCTCGTTCGTCGATTGCCGCGTGGTTGAAATCGTGGCTGGCGGGGATCACGATATCTTCATCGGCGAGATTGTGGCTGGTAACGTCGAGCTCGAAGGCGAACCGCTCGTCTACTACCGCGGCCGCTACCGCCGACTCGCCGAGTAG
- a CDS encoding TlpA family protein disulfide reductase, translating into MNRRTVVPTKWARLLTAMMIAVVFGMRTSPVAAEAPNATLPRDEQVAAILGAWESANHHYLTLLDRAESDYEQLQAANLAPDLLDYSRRLLCLAEAQPDDVAARDALLWIVQRGGSWTAYGILADMHLRAVTLLVEYHANDSAVPRACMHLDNLATRSRDVLLEGLVEHAQEREAQGLARLALARYLINKARMTEEFSSKVEAISDDARIEAFRAIFRECDVEVTRRRSRELLISLVAQFGEIAYVPADESTSTSPWRRKSLDQIAESLLDELQTLALGQPLPSIEGVDLDGHPLKLADYRGKVVVVIFWASWCGPCCEELPHLRQLAEQYRDQSFAILGVNCDANLEDARQVIAKEKVSWPNWNDPISEQGLGPIVERLHVRGLPATFVLDKQGNIRAKNARGESLARRVDTLVKE; encoded by the coding sequence ATGAACCGTCGAACGGTCGTGCCGACGAAATGGGCTCGGCTGCTAACGGCGATGATGATCGCCGTCGTTTTCGGAATGCGCACCTCGCCTGTTGCGGCGGAAGCTCCGAATGCGACCTTGCCGCGAGACGAACAGGTGGCAGCCATTCTCGGCGCGTGGGAGTCTGCCAATCATCACTACCTCACCCTGCTCGATCGCGCCGAGTCCGATTACGAGCAGCTACAGGCAGCTAACCTTGCACCCGATTTACTTGACTACTCGCGACGACTGTTGTGCCTGGCGGAAGCGCAGCCCGACGACGTTGCTGCGCGCGACGCCTTGCTGTGGATTGTGCAGCGTGGAGGTAGTTGGACGGCGTACGGAATCCTGGCCGACATGCATCTGCGCGCGGTGACACTGCTGGTCGAATACCATGCCAACGACTCGGCCGTTCCGCGAGCCTGCATGCACCTCGACAACCTGGCCACGCGCAGCCGCGATGTCCTTCTCGAAGGTCTGGTCGAGCACGCGCAGGAGCGCGAAGCCCAGGGACTCGCGCGTTTGGCCCTGGCCCGTTATCTGATCAACAAAGCCCGCATGACCGAGGAGTTCTCCTCCAAAGTCGAGGCGATCAGTGACGATGCCCGCATCGAGGCCTTCCGCGCGATTTTCCGCGAGTGCGACGTCGAGGTTACCCGCCGGCGCTCGCGCGAATTGCTCATTTCACTGGTAGCACAGTTCGGCGAGATCGCCTACGTACCTGCGGACGAATCCACGAGTACCTCTCCGTGGCGTCGCAAGTCACTCGATCAAATCGCCGAGTCGTTGCTCGACGAGTTGCAAACGCTGGCACTCGGTCAGCCGCTGCCGTCGATCGAGGGCGTGGATCTGGATGGCCATCCACTCAAATTGGCCGACTACCGCGGCAAGGTAGTGGTGGTCATCTTTTGGGCCTCGTGGTGTGGACCCTGCTGCGAGGAACTGCCGCATTTGCGCCAGTTGGCCGAACAGTACCGCGACCAGTCCTTTGCCATTCTTGGTGTTAACTGCGATGCCAACTTGGAAGATGCACGTCAGGTCATCGCCAAGGAGAAAGTTTCATGGCCTAACTGGAACGACCCAATCAGCGAACAAGGCCTGGGACCGATCGTCGAGCGATTGCACGTGCGCGGCCTCCCTGCCACGTTCGTCCTGGATAAACAGGGGAATATCCGCGCCAAGAACGCGCGCGGTGAGTCGCTTGCCAGGCGCGTCGATACGTTGGTCAAGGAGTAG
- a CDS encoding PQQ-like beta-propeller repeat protein has protein sequence MPALALLLATVAVVLIWVLPVEFFDRGMRFSFSALAAVLGFVTVSVWFIFSSGLPWRWRTAYLVTLCCLALFFPLTVRRVDFTGDMLPSFEYRWQLDRYSKLEAHRASHRPAATATASAELEAGTPIEVGPHDVLEYRGRERDGVVTGPALARDWNQQSPEKLWRQPVGGGYAAFDIVGPYAFTIEQRKEQEAIVAYDKQTGEERWVYQYPAFFSEAMGGEGPRATPTYADGRLYSLGATGVLACLDASTGKLIWERNIFQENAAKNLVWGMSGSPLVYDQLVVVNPGAQQGNPSSRAVLAFERDSGRLAWASETAMASYASPMLVELAGVRQVLIFDAQGVAGLEPATGERLWRQEWISDYDINAAQPVLIEGDRLLISSGKGSALLHVSQVDGAWQVDELWRNRNMKASYANPVVHDGNIYGLDEGILVSLDLATGKRHWKKGRHGHGQLLLADDLLVILSEQGQLVLVEATPEEYRELGSLPAIEGRTWNNPTLVDGTIYVRNHLEMAAYKLPLAH, from the coding sequence GTGCCCGCCCTAGCCCTGCTGCTGGCGACCGTCGCGGTCGTGCTGATCTGGGTGTTGCCGGTCGAGTTTTTCGACCGTGGCATGCGTTTCAGCTTTTCGGCCCTGGCCGCCGTGCTGGGCTTTGTCACGGTCAGCGTGTGGTTCATCTTCAGCAGCGGGCTGCCATGGCGCTGGCGGACGGCCTATCTCGTGACGCTTTGCTGCCTGGCGCTCTTCTTTCCATTGACCGTGCGGCGCGTCGATTTCACGGGCGACATGCTCCCCTCGTTCGAATATCGCTGGCAGTTGGATCGCTACTCGAAGCTCGAAGCGCACCGCGCGAGCCATCGCCCCGCGGCGACAGCGACCGCAAGTGCCGAACTCGAGGCTGGTACACCGATTGAAGTCGGCCCGCACGACGTGCTCGAGTATCGCGGGCGCGAGCGCGACGGAGTGGTGACGGGGCCGGCGCTCGCGCGAGACTGGAACCAGCAGTCGCCCGAGAAGCTCTGGCGGCAGCCGGTCGGGGGGGGCTACGCGGCGTTCGACATCGTCGGGCCGTATGCCTTCACCATCGAGCAGCGCAAGGAGCAGGAGGCCATCGTGGCCTACGACAAGCAGACCGGCGAGGAACGCTGGGTCTATCAGTATCCTGCCTTCTTTTCCGAGGCCATGGGTGGTGAAGGGCCACGTGCCACGCCGACCTACGCCGATGGCAGGCTCTATTCGCTCGGTGCGACGGGCGTCCTGGCGTGTCTCGACGCGTCGACCGGCAAGTTGATCTGGGAGCGCAACATCTTCCAGGAGAACGCGGCCAAGAACCTGGTCTGGGGCATGAGCGGCTCCCCCTTGGTGTACGACCAACTCGTGGTGGTGAATCCCGGCGCGCAGCAGGGAAATCCCAGCAGCCGCGCCGTGCTGGCCTTCGAGCGAGACAGCGGACGGCTGGCCTGGGCCAGCGAGACGGCGATGGCCAGCTATGCCTCGCCCATGCTGGTCGAACTGGCCGGCGTGCGCCAGGTGTTGATCTTCGATGCGCAGGGCGTGGCCGGACTCGAACCCGCTACGGGCGAGCGTTTGTGGCGCCAGGAGTGGATCAGCGATTACGACATCAACGCGGCGCAGCCGGTGCTGATCGAAGGGGATCGCCTGCTCATCTCGTCGGGCAAGGGGAGTGCCCTGCTCCATGTCTCGCAGGTCGACGGCGCCTGGCAGGTCGATGAACTGTGGCGCAACCGCAATATGAAAGCCTCGTATGCGAACCCCGTCGTACACGACGGCAACATCTATGGACTCGACGAAGGCATCCTCGTCAGTCTCGATCTCGCCACGGGCAAACGCCATTGGAAGAAAGGCCGCCACGGCCACGGGCAACTGCTGCTCGCGGACGATCTGCTGGTGATCCTTTCCGAGCAAGGGCAACTCGTCCTGGTCGAAGCAACCCCCGAGGAGTACCGCGAGTTGGGCTCGCTGCCGGCCATCGAGGGACGCACCTGGAACAATCCCACGCTCGTCGATGGCACGATCTACGTGCGGAACCATCTCGAGATGGCCGCCTACAAACTGCCCCTGGCCCACTGA
- a CDS encoding rod shape-determining protein: MLNRILGFFGADLAIDLGTANTLISVAGEGLVLNEPSIVAVEEGTNRILSGGCAVGHLAKQMQGRTPGSISVIRPLSHGVITDFELCEAMLRYFLRKVQRSRWQGRPRVVVAAPGCITPVEKRALYNSTLRAGARQVFLLDEAKAAAIGVALPIAEPVASMVCDIGGGTTEVAVFSLGDVVSSASVPTGGDKMDQAIVDYLRRNYSLRIGIPTAERLRIDIGSAYPLEEELVDEVRGLDTVSGLPRKATITSEEVRAALGDPLEEILEAIRGTLDGCTPDLAADLVDHGIVLAGGGSLVRGLDRFVTERVGLPARVSADALTAVAKGTLICLEHLPRWRPSLESSDDEV, from the coding sequence ATGCTCAATCGAATCCTCGGATTCTTCGGCGCCGATCTGGCGATCGACCTGGGCACGGCCAACACGCTGATCAGCGTGGCGGGCGAAGGTCTCGTCTTGAATGAACCCTCGATCGTGGCGGTCGAAGAGGGGACGAATCGCATTCTCTCGGGGGGGTGCGCCGTGGGGCACCTGGCCAAGCAGATGCAGGGACGCACGCCCGGCTCCATCTCGGTGATACGCCCCCTGTCGCACGGCGTCATCACCGACTTCGAGTTGTGCGAGGCGATGTTGCGCTATTTCCTGCGCAAGGTGCAGCGCAGTCGCTGGCAGGGACGCCCGCGCGTCGTGGTGGCTGCGCCCGGCTGCATCACGCCGGTCGAGAAACGGGCCCTCTACAACAGCACGCTGCGTGCCGGAGCGCGGCAGGTGTTCTTGCTCGACGAAGCCAAGGCGGCCGCCATCGGCGTCGCGCTGCCGATTGCCGAGCCCGTGGCCAGTATGGTCTGCGACATCGGCGGCGGTACGACGGAAGTCGCCGTCTTCAGCCTGGGGGATGTGGTGTCGAGCGCCTCGGTGCCTACCGGCGGCGACAAGATGGACCAGGCGATCGTCGATTACCTGCGTCGCAACTACAGCCTGCGGATCGGGATTCCCACGGCCGAGCGTTTGCGGATCGACATCGGCAGCGCCTACCCGCTCGAAGAAGAGTTGGTCGACGAGGTGCGCGGACTCGACACCGTCAGTGGCTTGCCGCGCAAGGCGACGATCACGAGTGAAGAAGTCCGCGCGGCGCTGGGCGATCCGCTGGAAGAGATCCTCGAAGCGATCCGCGGCACGCTCGATGGTTGCACGCCCGATCTGGCGGCCGACCTGGTCGATCACGGCATCGTGCTGGCCGGAGGAGGCTCGCTCGTGCGCGGGCTCGACCGCTTCGTGACGGAACGGGTTGGATTGCCGGCGCGCGTTTCGGCCGATGCCCTGACCGCGGTGGCCAAGGGGACGTTGATCTGTCTCGAACATTTGCCGCGTTGGCGTCCTTCGCTCGAATCGAGCGACGACGAAGTCTAG
- a CDS encoding YceH family protein: MTDPGAPEPQAKPRWQPISSIERRVAGVLVEKAKTTPEQYPLSLNALKVGCNQKNNRDPVLELEQEAVEAAVDKLRELGAAVVVQGGGRVSKYRHCLYEWFGVDKVELAVMTELLLRGPQTEGELRGRAARMEPIADLAALRPVLASLKTKGLVVPLTPEGRGHVVTHALYPPREWERIQAKFAGYVPPGGGGDDEEETTWASAPQWHGPATAPPAPHAAATGPPRSVASEASSGPVFEEKLAELREEFEREIGTLRSEVAELKSTVAQLRDESDRLRRELGVV; the protein is encoded by the coding sequence ATGACCGATCCCGGTGCGCCCGAACCCCAGGCCAAGCCGCGCTGGCAGCCCATCTCGTCGATTGAACGACGTGTGGCGGGCGTGCTGGTCGAAAAGGCCAAGACCACGCCCGAGCAGTATCCGTTGTCGCTCAACGCGCTCAAGGTGGGCTGTAACCAGAAGAATAACCGCGATCCGGTGCTCGAATTAGAGCAGGAAGCGGTCGAGGCGGCCGTCGACAAGCTGCGCGAGCTAGGGGCCGCCGTCGTCGTGCAGGGGGGAGGCCGGGTATCGAAGTATCGGCATTGCCTGTACGAATGGTTCGGCGTCGACAAGGTCGAACTGGCTGTAATGACCGAGTTGCTGTTGCGGGGTCCGCAGACCGAAGGCGAGTTGCGTGGCCGAGCGGCGCGCATGGAGCCGATCGCCGATCTCGCGGCGTTGCGACCGGTGCTAGCCTCGCTCAAGACCAAGGGGCTGGTGGTTCCCCTTACGCCCGAGGGACGTGGCCACGTGGTGACCCACGCGCTCTATCCGCCGCGCGAGTGGGAACGCATCCAGGCGAAATTCGCCGGCTACGTTCCGCCTGGCGGTGGTGGCGACGATGAGGAAGAGACAACGTGGGCCAGCGCGCCGCAATGGCATGGTCCGGCAACTGCCCCCCCCGCGCCGCATGCCGCCGCCACGGGACCACCGCGTTCCGTCGCGTCCGAAGCGTCGAGTGGACCAGTCTTCGAGGAGAAGCTGGCCGAATTGCGGGAGGAGTTCGAGCGAGAAATTGGCACGCTGCGCAGCGAGGTGGCCGAGTTGAAGTCGACCGTCGCCCAGCTTCGCGACGAAAGCGATCGCCTGCGCCGCGAGCTGGGGGTGGTCTGA
- a CDS encoding formylglycine-generating enzyme family protein codes for MKPYTQEIAGTPVKFDLVPIPGGRFVMGSPPDEAGRGDDEGPQHEVEVAPFWMGKCEVTWDEYEIWMFNLDIQRREIQKLEPTELDKVADAVTRPTKPYTDMSFGMGKEKFPAICMTQLAAKTYCQWLSAKTGHYYRLPTEAEWEYACRAGTTTPYSFGEDAAALDEYAWSFENSDDTYHEVGGKKPNPWGLYDMHGNVAEWCLDQYDPQFYAKSAQDGASVAPFLAPTRPYPHVARGGSWYDDPEMLRSAARRASDKTWKVQDPQLPQSIWYFTDAQFVGFRVVRPLVEPSEEQKAAYMAAGTEKE; via the coding sequence ATGAAGCCCTACACGCAGGAAATCGCCGGCACGCCGGTCAAGTTCGACCTGGTGCCGATCCCGGGGGGGCGCTTCGTGATGGGGAGCCCCCCCGACGAAGCGGGGCGAGGCGACGACGAAGGGCCCCAGCACGAGGTCGAAGTGGCTCCGTTCTGGATGGGCAAGTGCGAGGTCACCTGGGACGAATACGAGATCTGGATGTTCAATCTCGACATTCAGCGCCGAGAGATCCAGAAGCTTGAGCCGACCGAACTCGACAAGGTGGCCGACGCCGTCACGCGACCTACCAAGCCCTACACGGACATGAGCTTCGGCATGGGCAAGGAGAAGTTCCCGGCGATCTGCATGACGCAACTGGCCGCCAAGACCTACTGCCAATGGCTGAGTGCCAAGACGGGGCATTACTATCGCCTGCCGACCGAGGCGGAATGGGAGTACGCCTGCCGTGCCGGCACGACGACCCCCTATTCTTTCGGCGAAGATGCCGCGGCGCTTGACGAGTATGCGTGGTCGTTCGAGAATTCGGACGATACGTACCACGAAGTCGGAGGTAAGAAGCCGAATCCGTGGGGACTGTACGACATGCACGGCAACGTGGCCGAGTGGTGTCTCGACCAGTACGATCCGCAGTTTTACGCCAAGAGTGCCCAGGACGGAGCGAGCGTCGCGCCCTTCCTCGCGCCGACTCGGCCGTATCCGCACGTGGCGCGGGGCGGATCGTGGTACGACGATCCCGAGATGTTGCGCAGCGCCGCCCGTCGTGCATCGGACAAGACGTGGAAGGTGCAGGACCCACAGTTGCCGCAGAGCATCTGGTACTTTACCGATGCTCAGTTCGTGGGCTTCCGCGTCGTACGGCCACTGGTCGAGCCGTCGGAAGAACAAAAGGCCGCCTATATGGCCGCCGGAACGGAGAAGGAGTGA